Proteins encoded by one window of Sorex araneus isolate mSorAra2 chromosome 3, mSorAra2.pri, whole genome shotgun sequence:
- the SMYD4 gene encoding SET and MYND domain-containing protein 4: protein MELPVDEWKSYILQKWSVLPKSIQVTISTAETLSDIFHHSSSLLQPEDEMFLKRLSTSYHVGKDPDAPLFYREQGNRKFQEKDYVGAVVLYSKGASHSRPNTEHISLCYANRSAALLHLGQYETCLEDIIRAQRHGYPERLQPKLMLRKAECLVALRRPQEASQTIRDLESSLTTKPALAASQSLQRNLSHLKMKVREQEKLTEIFPRAVTKACEDLDLREKNEQISNASSLVSLCTDPVKGRYLVATKDILPGQILVKEKAFMSVLNPGETTLLHPGLESKFDTRVTNADLYCHRCLKHTLATVPCGGCSYAKYCSQECLQQAWALYHSVECSLGHLLLALGVFCHAALRLTLLARFEDVGKAIRTLGSEVPDKDSCFPESKNLVRTLSYHLRRESERNDKGVKTPVPGCDLNGKYENNYNAVFHLLPHVESHSPEHKFLCALSVSVLCRQLEASVLGALPAAQERPVPEAAKTETLCPELTLWGVATLRHMLQLQCNAQAISAIRHTGCNENIIADSRQVRLATGVFPVVSLLNHSCSPNTSVSFLGTVATIRASQKIGKGQEILHCYGPHESRMGVAERQRKLRSQYFFDCGCPACQKEKHSLAAGPRWEAFCCHRCRARLQGGDVLSCGNSSCAEPVRRDHLIARLQNLRQQIKMARKLLGNSKLAERAIGVLLGCQRDAESFLFLEHTAVGEIADALAQAYAALGDWQASAAHLRKSLQVVEVRHGPSSVEMGHELFKLAQILFNGCAVAEALSTIYRAEKVLLLHCDPQDDEIQELQQMKSCLLDLPPALAGPSV from the exons ATCCAAGTCACAATTTCTACCGCAGAGACTTTGAGCGACATCTTTCATCACTCCTCTTCACTTCTCCA ACCGGAAGATGAGATGTTCTTGAAAAGACTTTCTACAAGTTACCATGTGGGAAAGGACCCTGATGCTCCTCTTTTCTACAGGGAACAAGGGAACAGAAAATTCCAAGAGAAAGATTATGTGGGAGCCGTAGTACTATACTCAAAG GGAGCATCACACTCGAGGCCTAACACGGAACACATTTCACTGTGTTATGCCAATCGTTCTGCAGCCCTCTTGCACCTGGGTCAGTACGAG ACATGTCTCGAGGATATCATCAGAGCCCAGAGGCATGGGTATCCAGAAAGATTGCAACCCAAGTTGATGCTGCGCAAGGCAGAGTGTTTAGTGGCCCTCAGGAGACCACAGGAAGCCAGCCAGACCATCCGTGATCTTGAAAGTAGCCTCACCACTAAACCAGCCCTCGCAGCTTCCCAGTCTCTGCAGAGAAACCTCTCTCATCTGAAAATGAAGGTTCGAGAACAAGAGAAGCTCACGGAAATCTTTCCGAGGGCTGTAACCAAAGCCTGTGAGGATCTGGACCTAAGGGAAAAGAATGAACAGATTTCCAATGCCTCATCATTGGTCAGCTTATGCACAGACCCTGTCAAAGGCCGCTATCTGGTGGCCACCAAAGATATCCTCCCGGGACAGATCCTGGTGAAGGAAAAGGCTTTCATGAGTGTCCTTAACCCTGGAGAAACGACTCTCCTACATCCTGGCCTCGAGAGTAAGTTCGACACTAGAGTTACCAATGCAGACCTCTACTGTCACCGGTGTTTGAAACACACCCTGGCCACAGTTCCCTGCGGTGGGTGCAGCTATGCCAAGTACTGCAGCCAGGAGTGTCTGCAGCAGGCCTGGGCGCTCTACCACAGTGTCGAGTGTTCCCTCGGGCACCTGCTTCTCGCTCTCGGCGTCTTCTGCCACGCTGCCCTGAGGTTGACTCTTCTTGCTAGGTTTGAAGATGTTGGCAAAGCCATAAGGACACTTGGCAGCGAGGTTCCTGATAAGGACAGCTGTTTCCCTGAAAGCAAGAACCTGGTGAGAACACTCAGTTATCACTTGCGAAGGGAGAGCGAGAGAAATGACAAGGGAGTTAAGACTCCGGTGCCTGGCTGTGATCTCAATGGGAAGTACGAAAATAACTACAATGCCGTCTTCCACCTTTTGCCCCACGTGGAAAGCCACAGTCCTGAGCACAAATTCCTCTGTGCGCTCAGTGTGTCTGTCCTGTGCAGGCAGCTGGAGGCGTCCGTGTTGGGGGCACTCCCAGCAGCTCAGGAGCGCCCCGTGCCAGAAGCAGCCAAGACGGAGACCTTGTGTCCAGAGCTGACTCTGTGGGGGGTGGCCACACTGAGACACATGCTGCAGCTGCAGTGTAACGCTCAGGCAATATCAGCCATACGACACACAG GATGTAATGAGAACATCATCGCCGACAGCAGGCAGGTCCGCCTCGCCACAGGCGTCTTCCCAGTGGTCAGCCTCCTGAACCATTCCTGCAGCCCCAACACCAGTGTGTCCTTCCTGGGCACGGTGGCCACAATTCGCGCCTCCCAGAAGATTGGCAAAGGGCAGGAGATCCTCCACTGCTACG GTCCTCATGAGAGCAGGATGGGCGTTGCGGAAAGACAGCGGAAGCTGAGGTCTCAGTATTTCTTTGACTGCGGCTGCCCCGCCTGTCAGAAGGAGAAGCACAGTCTGGCTGCGGGGCCCAGGTGGGAAGCTTTCTGTTGTCACCGTTGCAGAGCACGCCTGCAG GGAGGTGACGTTCTTAGCTGTGGCAACTCATCTTGTGCGGAACCAGTCAGGCGGGATCACCTCATCGCTCGCTTACAGAACCTTCGGCAGCAAATCAAGATGGCCAGGAAGCTCCTCGGAAACAGTAAACTAG CTGAGCGAGCCATTGGAGTGTTGCTGGGCTGCCAGCGTGATGCCGAgagcttcctgttcctggagcacaCGGCGGTGGGGGAGATCGCAGATGCGCTGGCCCAGGCCTACGCTGCCTTAG GGGACTGGCAGGCGTCGGCTGCCCATCTACGGAAGAGTCTCCAAGTGGTTGAGGTTCGCCATGGGCCATCCAGTGTCGAGATGGGCCATGAGCTCTTCAAACTGGCCCAGATCCTTTTCAATGG